One window from the genome of Mauremys mutica isolate MM-2020 ecotype Southern chromosome 4, ASM2049712v1, whole genome shotgun sequence encodes:
- the LOC123369763 gene encoding zinc finger protein 668-like: protein MEEPEASIVVKLEGDSEEEEEKEEAAIYAKCGRRYKCLPCGKTFPSVPRVLRHAKCHAGGGTATAKHTCPSCTKEFPDRSQLHKHQLSHSAERPFQCLQCSKAYKTAPELRSHGRSHTGEKPFICQECGKAFMQPVCLRVHMARHTGDLPFRCSHCAKGYGTLSKLKIHQRAHTGEKPYTCGECGKAFADPSVFRKHRRIHAGLRPYQCSACQKTYAELKDLKNHERSHTGEKPFLCSDCGKAFSRSSSLTCHQRIHAEQKPYCCGQCGKGFTQLSSYQSHQRTHSGEKPFLCPQCGRMFSDPSSFRRHQRAHQGVKPYQCDKCSKAFRQPADLAMHQRIHTGERPYKCLQCDKTFVASWDLKRHQLVHSGERPFQCGECGKSFAERASLTKHYRVHSGERPFKCGRCGKTFVVSSSLRKHERTHGERRGGEEEEEEEEEAGAVARHICRLCGAAFGEAAALRRHQRGEHPEVAPGALTCAECGETFSSPYDLRKHERLHPSLRPFPCPECGKGFSDRAGLRKHERIHSGVRPHGCQRCGKAFLGAADLRKHLRTHGPAPGPPLAEAAHPPDGPDGCLPEGLSQSS from the coding sequence ATGGAGGAGCCGGAAGCGAGCATTGTGGTGAAGCTGGAGGGTGActcggaggaagaggaggagaaagaagaggctgCCATCTATGCCAAGTGCGGCCGGCGCTACAAGTGCCTGCCGTGTGGCAAGACCTTCCCCAGCGTGCCCCGGGTGCTCCGCCACGCCAAGTGCCACGCTGGCGGGGGCACCGCCACGGCCAAGCACACCTGCCCCAGCTGCACCAAGGAGTTCCCCGACCGCTCGCAGCTGCACAAGCACCAGCTGAGCCACTCGGCCGAGCGCCCCTTCCAGTGCCTGCAGTGCTCTAAGGCCTACAAGACGGCGCCGGAGCTGCGCAGCCACGGACGCAGCCACACGGGCGAGAAGCCCTTCATCTGCCAGGAGTGCGGCAAGGCCTTCATGCAGCCGGTGTGCCTGCGCGTCCACATGGCCCGGCACACCGGCGACCTGCCCTTCCGCTGCTCCCACTGCGCCAAGGGCTACGGCACGCTCTCCAAGCTGAAGATCCACCAGCGGGCCCAcacgggcgagaagccctacaccTGCGGCGAGTGCGGCAAAGCCTTCGCCGACCCCTCGGTCTTCCGCAAGCACCGGCGCATCCACGCCGGCCTGCGCCCCTACCAGTGCAGCGCCTGCCAGAAGACCTACGCCGAGCTGAAGGACCTGAAGAACCACGAGCGCAGCCACACCGGGGAGAAGCCCTTCCTGTGCTCCGACTGCGGCAAAGCCTTCTCCCGCTCCTCCTCGCTCACCTGCCACCAGCGCATCCACGCGGAGCAGAAACCCTACTGCTGCGGCCAGTGCGGCAAAGGCTTCACCCAGCTCTCGTCCTACCAGAGCCACCAGCGCACCCACTCCGGGGAGAAGCCGTTCCTCTGCCCGCAGTGCGGCCGCATGTTCTCGGATCCCTCCAGCTTCCGGCGCCACCAGCGGGCCCACCAGGGCGTCAAGCCGTACCAGTGCGACAAGTGCAGCAAGGCTTTTCGCCAGCCGGCCGACCTGGCCATGCACCAGCGGATCCACACCGGCGAGCGGCCCTACAAGTGCCTGCAGTGCGACAAGACCTTCGTGGCCTCCTGGGATCTCAAGCGGCACCAGCTGGTGCACTCGGGCGAGCGGCCGTTCCagtgcggggagtgcgggaagagcttcgcCGAGCGGGCCAGCCTCACCAAGCACTACCGGGTGCACTCGGGCGAGCGGCCCTTCAAGTGCGGCCGCTGCGGCAAGACCTTCGTGGTCTCCTCCAGCCTCCGCAAGCACGAGCGGACCCACGGCGAgcggcggggcggggaggaggaggaggaggaggaggaggaagcgggAGCTGTGGCCCGGCACATCTGCCGGCTCTGCGGGGCCGCCTTCGGCGAGGCTGCGGCGTTGCGGCGCCACCAGCGGGGGGAGCACCCGGAGGTGGCCCCCGGGGCGCTCACTTGTGCCGAATGCGGGGAGACCTTCTCCTCGCCCTACGACCTGCGCAAGCACGAGCGGCTCCACCCCAGCCtgcgccccttcccctgccccgagTGCGGCAAGGGCTTCTCCGACCGCGCCGGCCTGCGCAAGCACGAGCGCATCCACTCCGGGGTGCGGCCCCACGGCTGCCAGCGCTGCGGCAAGGCCTTCCTCGGCGCCGCCGACCTCCGCAAGCACCTGCGCAcccacggccccgcccccggcccacCCCTTGCCGAGGCCGCCCACCCCCCCGACGGGCCTGACGGCTGCCTGCCGGAAGGACTGAGCCAGTCCTCCTGA